A DNA window from Taeniopygia guttata chromosome 8, bTaeGut7.mat, whole genome shotgun sequence contains the following coding sequences:
- the DDX59 gene encoding probable ATP-dependent RNA helicase DDX59, with protein MFLPRSVKVKRTADEDKNCTAKKSKLSPGGSLLEQTTEFQDCKPSGAETSASTANSCEIVQEHTEPAAADLGVADAPLAKDSQNTEDDGSLEEPIKSFSKSQRWAEPGEPVCVVCGRYGEYICDKTDEDVCSLECKAKHLLQIQANEKQLTSDQPTDSQAEAHLLSAPYFYKDHSFILGLQDEQVENLKLQLGIAVQGRQVPRPIVEFEHCGFPETLNNNLKNSGYEVPTPIQMQMIPVGLLGRDILASADTGSGKTAAFLLPVIMKVLKETETPSALILAPTRELAIQIESQAKELMAGLPNMRTVLLVGGLPLPPQLHRLRQSVKVIIATPGRLLEILKQSSVQLHGIKIIVVDEVDTMLKMGFQQQVLDILEDISHDHQTILVSATIPVGIEHLANQLLHNFVRITIGEKNLPCSNVRQIILWVEEPSKKKKLFEILNDNKLFKPPVLVFVDCKLGADLLSDAVHKITGLQCTAMHSEKSQVERTDILQGLLQEKYEVIVSTGVLGRGLDLVNVKLVVNFDMPSSMDEYVHQVGRAGRLGHSGTAITFINNNSKKLFWDVVKRVKPTGTILPPQLLNSPYLHDQKRREQQRLKQLHNTLVTGDNIMDIIKKHNKNSSQR; from the exons ATGTTTTTACCACGATCTGTTAAAGTCAAGAGGACTGCTGATGAGGACAAAAATTGTACAGCTAAGAAAAGTAAACTGTCTCCTGGAGGATCTTTGCTAGAGCAGACCACAGAGTTCCAGGACTGTAAGCCATCTGGAGCAGAAACTTCTGCTTCAACAGCCAATTCATGTGAAATTGTACAagagcacacagagcctgcagcTGCAGACCTTGGTGTTGCTGATGCACCATTGGCAAAGGACAGCCAAAATACTGAGGATGATGGCTCTTTGGAAGAACCCATAAAATCCTTCAGCAAGTCCCAGCGCTGGGCAGAGCCTGGAGAACCTGTGTGTGTTGTGTGTGGCCGCTACGGGGAGTACATCTGCGATAAAACAGATGAAGATGTTTGTAGTTTGGAATGTAAAGCCAAGCACCTTCTACAAATTCAAGCAAATGAAAAGCAGCTAACATCTGATCAACCCACAGATTCTCAAGCAGAAGCTCACCTGCTTAGTGCACCTTATTTCTACAAAGATCATTCCTTTATTTTAGGTTTGCAAGATGAGCAGGTTGAGAACCTTAAACTTCAGCTGGGTATTGCTGTCCAGGGCCGGCAAGTTCCAAGACCTATTGTAGAGTTTGAACACTGTGGTTTTCCTGAAACtttaaacaataatttaaaGAATTCTGGCTATGAAGTCCCAACTCCCATCCAAATGCAAATGATCCCTGTTGGACTATTAGGGAGGGATATTCTGGCTAGTGCTGACACAGGCTCTGGAAAAACAGCAGCTTTCCTGCTTCCTGTTATTATGAAGGTTTTGAAAGAG ACAGAAACTCCATCTGCCCTTATTTTGGCCCCAACGAGGGAGTTGGCAATTCAGATCGAGAGCCAGGCGAAGGAGCTGATGGCCGGGTTACCCAATATGAGGACAGTTCTGCTGGTGGGAGGTTTGCCCCTGCCCCCGCAGCTGCACCGCCTCAGGCAGAGTGTGAAG gtgataATAGCAACACCTGGAAGACTTCTTGAGATTTTAAAGCAAAGTTCTGTCCAACTGCATGGCATAAAAATCATAGTGGTGGATGAA GTGGATACCATGCTAAAAATGGGTTTCCAGCAGCAAGTGTTGGATATTTTGGAAGATATCTCTCATGATCATCAAACCATACTGGTGTCAGCCACGATTCCAGTGGGCATTGAGCACTTAGCAAATCAGCTTCTGCACAATTTTGTCAGAATAACAATTGGAGAGAAGAATCTGCCGTGTTCCAATGTTCGGCAAATTATCTTGTGGGTAGAAGAAccatctaaaaagaaaaaactgtttgaaatactaaat GATAACAAGCTCTTCAAGCCTCCAGTCTTGGTGTTTGTGGACTGTAAACTAGGAGCAGATCTGTTGAGTGATGCTGTTCATAAGATTACAGGATTGCAGTGCACAGCTATGCATTCTGAAAAGTCTCAGGTGGAAAGAACAGACATATTACAG GGATTACTTCAAGAGAAGTATGAAGTTATAGTAAGTACTGGAGTCCTTGGACGAGGGCTTGACCTTGTCAATGTCAAACTGGTGGTGAATTTTGATATGCCTTCAAGTATGGATGAATATGTACACcag GTTGGAAGAGCAGGGAGATTGGGTCACAGTGGAACTGCAATTACTTTTATCAATAACAACAGCAAGAAACTCTTTTGGGATGTTGTGAAGAGAGTGAAACCCACAGGCACCATTCTGCCCCCACAGCTGCTTAATTCGCCATATCTGCATGACCAGAAGAGAAGGGAACAGCAGAGACTTAAACAGCTACATAATACCCTTGTAACAGGAGATAATATTATGGACATTattaaaaaacacaacaaaaatagTTCTCAGAGGTAA